In Zingiber officinale cultivar Zhangliang chromosome 1A, Zo_v1.1, whole genome shotgun sequence, a genomic segment contains:
- the LOC122036295 gene encoding protein FAR1-RELATED SEQUENCE 9-like, translating to MFRDFAKDFASCIYDFDEEEDFISAWNMMLAKYALEDNDWLRRMYNIKEKWALVYGRKMFCADMTTTQRSESMNSIVKKYVTYKHKFLDFFSHFQRLLDDRRYEELKADFKSNTTVPYLMFPIEILKHASEIYTPEVYKCFQQEWCLSHDSNLEICEDVDTFAKYKVTPHKKKNHHIVTLDKKCEKIECSCRKFEFAGILCSHILKIFTWNNIMKIPSDYVLKRWTRKAKIGYFGVNDSMANNASLDPKVLQNMRYKELCGLNVQLVTKAAERDDTYMFVKDAMLSLCKIVDDKLQVNESNVQQLNVSQASREFDYGEGNSTGVKGIKMKKKTVSGKRLKGGLEKLSRKRKATRKTNQASTIGVDQSISTVGSVQCDRIIHQPINYVPTIGSSVGSFNMTETQFPPLLASQLSQVQSPFVQFARPPRADSSP from the exons ATGTTTAGAGATTTTGCTAAAGATTTTGCCTCatgtatatatgattttgatgaagaggaagattttatttcagcATGGAACATGATGTTAGCCAAGTATGCACTTGAAGACAATGATTGGTTGAGGCGCATGTACAACATCAAGGAAAAATGGGCTTTAGTATATGGACGAAAAATGTTTTGTGCAGATatgactacaacccaaagaagtgagagcatgaatagTATTGTGAAAAAATATGTCACTTATAAACACAAGTTTTTAGACTTTTTCAGCCACTTCCAAAGGCTTCTTGATGATCGTCGATATGAGGAATTAAAAGCTGATTTCAAATCAAATACAACTGTTCCCTATTTAATGTTTCCAATTGAGATTTTAAAGCATGCTAGTGAAATTTATACTCCTGAGGTATACAAGTGTTTTCAACAGGAGTGGTGCTTATCTCATGATTCTAATCTTGAAATTTGTGAGGATGTTGATACATTTGCAAAATATAAAGTTACTCCTCACAAAAAGAAAAACCATCATATAGTTACACTTGATAAGAAGTGTGAAAAGATTGAGTGTAGCTGTAGAAAATTTGAATTTGCTGGGATTTTGTGTTCTCATATTCTGAAAATATTTACGTGGAATAATATCATGAAGATCCCAAGTGATTATGTATTGAAAAGGTGGACAAGAAAAGCAAAAATTGGATATTTTGGAGTAAATGATTCAATGGCCAACAAtgctagtttggatccaaaagTACTTCAAAACATGCGTTACAAAGAGTTGTGTGGGTTGAATGTTCAATTGGTTACCAAGGCAGCAGAAAGGGATGATACCTACATGTTTGTTAAAGATGCTATGTTGAGCTTGTGTAAGATAGTGGATGATAAATTACAAGTTAATGAATCAAATGTCCAACAATTAAATGTGAGCCAAGCATCCAGGGAATTTGATTATGGTGAAGGGAACTCTACTGGAGTAAAAGGgattaaaatgaagaaaaaaacggTGTCAGGTAAGAGGTTGAAAGGTGGGTTAGAGAAGCtttcaaggaaaagaaaagcaacgaggaaaacaaaccaagcttCAACAATT GGTGTAGATCAAAGTATTTCCACCGTGGGCAGCGTACAATGTGACCGGATCATTCACCAA ccTATAAATTATGTGCCAACAATTGGTAGCTCTGTTGGTAGTTTCAATATGACTGAGACTCAATTTCCACCATTATTGGCATCACAACTTTCTCAG GTGCAATCCCCATTTGTGCAATTTGCTAGACCACCTCGTGCGGATTCCTCTCCTTAG